The window CCTGAGGACGTCCGGCGGTTCCTGTCGGACCTGGCCGTGGGCCAGCAGGTGGCGGCGAGCACGCAGAACCAGGCGCTGCAGGCGCTGTTGTTCCTCTACGGCCAGGTCTTGGGGATGCCCTTGCCGAGGATCGACGGGATCGCGCCGGCGAGGCGGCCGCGGCACGTGCCCGTTGTGTTGTCGCAGCGGGAAGTGCGTTCGCTGTTTGGACGGTTGCCCGAGCCCGTGCGGCTGTGCGCCATGCTGATGTATGGAAGCGGGCTGCGGGTGGCCGAGTGCGTGGGTCTGCGGGTGAAGGACGTGGATCTCGATCGCCGGGAGATCGTGGTTCGGGGCGGGAAGGGAAACAAGGACCGTCGGACTCCGTTGGCGGAGACGTGTGTGCCCGCGCTGGAGCGGCGGTTCAGGGAGGGGTTGGCCGAGTACCGGCGGGATCGGAAGGCGGGTGTGCGGACGACTGGCCTGGCAGCGCCGCTGGCACGGAAGTACCCGGACGCCGAGACCGGGTGGGGATGGTGGTACGTGTTTCCTGCCGCGCGGACCTTCGTGGACGCCGCCCGGGTGCGGCGGCGACACCACCTGCACGAGACCGTCGTGCAGCGGGCCGTGAAAAATGCGGTGAACGAATTGGGGCTCACGAAGCGGGTGACCTCGCACTCGCTGCGCCACTCCTTCGCGACCCACCTGTTGGAGTCCGGGTCGGACATCCGGACTGTGCAGACCCTGCTCGGTCATTCGGACGTGCGGACGACCATGATCTACACGCATGTATTGAACAAGGGTGGGTTGGGCGTTCGGAGCCCCGCCGACCGGCTGTAGATCCCCTCCGGCCTTGCTCTGCCCGAAACAGTCGACTTCGCACGCTACGCAGCGTGGCCTTGCAGCATATCCTCCAGCCGACCGCGCCTTCTAATCCCTCTAATGTGATGTCACGGCAAGAGTTGCCTTGCCACATCGCGAAAATGGCCGCAGAATACACAGCAACGGGCCGCAGCCTTTCGTGCGGCTTCGCAGCATATCATGACTGCATAATTTGTAGTTAGGAGGCCGAGGCCAGGCCATTGGGCGCGATGTAGGGCAGGGCAGCGAACCGCGTGGCAGGCGTCGCGGCCGGGCGGACCAACCCTCCCGCTGGCCCGATCTCGGCGGAGAGCCTCGCTGTGGCCCCGCTCATGCGCCGGGCTTGTAGAGATCGCGACCAAGCCGT is drawn from Gemmatimonadaceae bacterium and contains these coding sequences:
- a CDS encoding integron integrase, with amino-acid sequence MSGPSEPERRFRFMEIVRRKLRERRYSRRTEEAYVHWIRRYIVFHGRRHPGELGPEDVRRFLSDLAVGQQVAASTQNQALQALLFLYGQVLGMPLPRIDGIAPARRPRHVPVVLSQREVRSLFGRLPEPVRLCAMLMYGSGLRVAECVGLRVKDVDLDRREIVVRGGKGNKDRRTPLAETCVPALERRFREGLAEYRRDRKAGVRTTGLAAPLARKYPDAETGWGWWYVFPAARTFVDAARVRRRHHLHETVVQRAVKNAVNELGLTKRVTSHSLRHSFATHLLESGSDIRTVQTLLGHSDVRTTMIYTHVLNKGGLGVRSPADRL